In Ascochyta rabiei chromosome 11, complete sequence, the following are encoded in one genomic region:
- a CDS encoding Translation initiation factor eIF-2B subunit gamma codes for MPHATLPSPGFQALILCGPGASFSTFTSTPSDMPKALLPIANRPMLWYPLEWCYRMGVTDITVVTPPESLGAIEAAMSQNPHLTSLPAPRPELLAPKHLTHETGTGDLFRLPELQAAIKGDFIVLPCDLVCELDGTALADAWMVEQAGFPGAVAGEQDMGRKTALAAGGERLGRRGGLGVWYQTKGEGSIKGEETDFIATTPLPTPIVPPPAASLRRHMANLVYSVPTDTLNDITQEQKTLPVRHSLIRKHARVRMLTTHRDAHIYFFPYWVAEMIRNNDGFENISEEVLGWWAKAGWQDGLGDKLGLRDIFQRSDDASSDGSQVVDEDIDVSRYSTTYSPAAAATNGAGAPSILASRVLGSSSIPDSAKSLTPRPKLTVPPILAYVQPSAPTNPLIRRVDTAHLLLTVSLRLAKLPEDSASPFAFANKIAPSTAHSIPKKCRVEAENSLLADNVDVAEKTNIKETVIGSNCRIGEGARLLRCLLMDGVEIGANVQLTDCILGRRCKIEGGAAKDNDKTVLKDCEVQDGQVVEWGTESKNEKFMRFSVGMGEEGDFGDDGEMDDAGDALEL; via the exons ATGCCCCACGCAACGCTGCCCTCGCCGGGCTTCCAGGCCCTCATCCTCTGCGGGCCCGGCGCGTCCTTTAGCACCTTCACCTCGACCCCCAGCGACATGCCCAAGGCCCTGCTGCCCATCGCCAACCGGCCCATGCTCTGGTACCCGCTGGAATGGTGCTACCGCATGGGCGTGACCG ACATCACCGTCGTCACCCCGCCAGAGTCGCTCGGCGCCATCGAGGCCGCCATGTCGCAGAACCCCCACCTCACCTCCCTCCCCGCCCCGCGCCCAGAGCTGCTCGCCCCCAAGCACCTCACCCACGAGACCGGCACCGGCGACCTCTTCCGCCTGCCCGAGCTCCAGGCCGCCATCAAGGGCGACTTCATCGTCCTGCCCTGCGACCTGGTCTGCGAGCTCGACGGCACCGCCCTGGCCGACGCCTGGATGGTCGAGCAGGCCGGTTTCCCCGGCGCCGTCGCCGGCGAGCAGGACATGGGCCGCAAGACCGCCCTGGCCGCCGGCGGCGAGCGTCTCGGTCGCAGAGGCGGCCTCGGCGTCTGGTACCAGACAAAGGGCGAGGGCAGCATTAAGGGCGAGGAGACCGACTTCATCGCCACCACGCCCCTGCCCACCCCCATCGTGCCCCCGCCCGCCGCCTCCCTCCGCCGCCACATGGCCAACCTCGTCTACTCGGTCCCCACCGATACCCTCAACGACATCACCCAAGAGCAGAAGACCTTGCCCGTCCGCCACTCGCTCATCCGCAAGCACGCCCGCGTGCGCATGCTCACCACCCACCGCGACGCCCACATCTACTTCTTCCCCTACTGGGTCGCCGAGATGATCCGCAACAACGACGGCTTCGAGAACATCAGCGAGGAAGTCTTGGGCTGGTGGGCCAAGGCCGGCTGGCAGGACGGGCTCGGCGACAAGCTGGGCCTGCGCGACATCTTCCAGCGCTCCGACGACGCCAGCTCCGACGGCTCTCAGGTCGTCGACGAGGACATCGACGTCTCCCGATACAGCACCACCTACtcgcccgccgccgccgccacaaACGGCGCAGGAGCACCCTCCATCCTCGCCTCGCGCGTCCTGGGCTCCTCCAGCATACCCGACAGCGCAAAGTCCCTCACGCCACGACCAAAGCTCACCGTCCCGCCCATCCTCGCCTACGTCCAGCCCTCCGCACCCACAAATCCACTGATTCGTCGTGTCGACACCGCACACCTCCTCCTCACCGTCTCGCTGCGCCTCGCCAAGCTGCCAGAGGACAGCGCCTCGCCTTTCGCCTTTGCCAACAAGATCGCGCCGTCCACCGCGCACTCGATACCCAAGAAGTGCAGAGTCGAAGCCGAGAACAGCCTGCTCGCCGACAACGTCGACGTGGCCGAGAAGACCAACATCAAGGAGACCGTCATTGGGTCCAACTGCAGGATTGGCGAGGGTGCCCGGCTGCTGAGGTGTCTGCTGATGGACGGTGTGGAAATCGGCGCCAACGTGCAGCTCACAGACTGCATCCTGGGGCGGCGCTGCAAGATCGAGGGCGGAGCCGCAAAAGACAACGACAAGACGGTGCTCAAGGATTGCGAGGTGCAAGACGGCCAGGTGGTCGAGTGGGGCACAGAGAGCAAGAACGAAAAGTTTATGCGGTTCAGCGTCGGCATGGGCGAGGAAGGCGACTTTGGCGACGACGGCGAAATGGACGATGCTGGCGACGCCCTGGAGCTGTAG
- a CDS encoding NAD(+) ADP-ribosyltransferase, whose amino-acid sequence MARRAAQKQVQAAPLDGYLVATSGRFQGTNQSALQDRILDLGGDIASKVTTDTSVLIATDKDFEAKSIKVAAAISNGIPIVTIGWLEETESSNVKADEAQYSIGTPIALKQTSNLAPPPAAANGKKRAASPTASPPPSQTASQSKKRKTLEKKSKNENAKVGDGQNAKSKKIAVSVDEYCTLPTYEVYIDNDGLVWDAALNQTNASANNNKFYKVQLLRDPKGTDFHTWTRWGRVGERGQSAMLGAGSLSDAVEQFEKKFKGKSGLRWEDRGEDPKNGKYAYVEKNYNPDSDDDGDDDGEKDTANGATGDAKDDSDRPTAQSKLTKPVQNLMALIFNQQYFQDTMREMNYDADKMPLGKLSKGTISRGFQTLKDLAAIIDNPTTSWELEALSNRYYSLIPHAFGRNRPPVIHNNVLLKKEIDLLESLSDMKEAADMLKNSLKDDSDLNRLDRQFQTLGMNEMEVLNPKSSEFVELSDYLTKTKGATHNVKYAVQDIFRIQRKGEFERFDKSPYAKFSGNRRLLWHGSRVTNFAGILGQGLRIAPPEAPATGYMFGKGIYLADMSSKSANYCFHFQSGGTALLLLCEAELGDPVHELTNASYTAGEDAKAKGLCSTWGKGRVGPNQWKDAGCVHSSLAGTMMPDVATDPGDTNVQGAYLQYNEYIAYDVAQVRLRYLLRVRM is encoded by the exons ATGGCTCGCAGAGCTGCTCAGAAGCAGGTCCAGGCTGCGCCGCTTGATGGCTACCTCGTCGCTACTTCCGGACGCTTTCAAGGAACGAATCAATCTGCTCTCCAAGACCGCATCCTCGATCTGGGAGGAGACATCGCGTCCAAAGTCACAACCGATACCAGTGTTCTGATTGCCACTGACAAAGACTTCGAAGCAAAGTCGATAAAGGTTGCCGCTGCGATTAGCAACGGTATTCCAATCGTCACGATCGGCTGGCTTGAGGAGACCGAATCATCAAACGTCAAAGCAGATGAAGCGCAATACTCAATCGGCACGCCAATTGCATTGAAGCAGACCTCGAATCTCGCTCCCCCTCCTGCTGCAGCCAATGGAAAGAAACGCGCAGCTTCACCAACCGCCTCGCCTCCGCCAAGTCAAACTGCTTCTCAATCAAAGAAGCGTAAGACACTTGAGAAGAAGTCCAAGAACGAGAATGCCAAGGTTGGAGATGGCCAGAACGCAAAGTCGAAAAAGATTGCAGTCTCCGTCGATGAATACTGCACACTACCCACTTACGAGGTGTACATTGACAACGACGGTCTCGTTTGGGACGCGGCTTTGAACCAGACCAACGCTTCtgccaacaacaacaaattCTATAAAGTCCAA TTGCTACGAGATCCCAAGGGCACGGACTTTCACACTTGGACCCGATGGGGACGGGTTGGTGAGAGAGGCCAATCTGCCATGTTAGGTGCTGGTTCCCTCTCTGATGCTGTTGAGCAGTTCGAGAAGAAGTTCAAGGGAAAATCTGGCCTCAGATGGGAGGACCGTGGCGAGGATCCTAAGAACGGCAAAT ACGCATACGTGGAGAAAAACTACAATCCCGACTCTGATGACGATGGTGACGACGACGGAGAGAAAGACACTGCCAATGGAGCAACTGGCGATGCGAAAGACGACAGTGATAGGCCAACTGCCCAGTCCAAGCTAACCAAGCCGGTCCAGAACCTGATGGCACTTATCTTCAACCAACAATACTTCCAAGACACCATGAGAGAGATGAATTATGATGCCGATAAGATGCCGTTAGGTAAACTTAGCAAAGGCACCATCAGTCGCGGTTTTCAGACACTGAAGGACCTTGCTGCAATCATCGACAACCCTACTACATCTTGGGAATTGGAAGCTCTTTCCAATCGATACTACTCACTCATCCCTCATGCCTTTGGACGCAATCGTCCGCCGGTCATCCACAACAACGTGCTCCTTAAGAAGGAGATCGATCTACTTGAGAGTCTGTCTGACATGAAGGAGGCTGCCGATATGCTCAAGAATAGCCTGAAGGACGACAGCGACCTCAATCGTCTGGACCGTCAGTTCCAGACCCTGGGTATGAATGAGATGGAGGTGCTTAATCCCAAGAGTTCGGAGTTCGTTGAACTGTCGGACTATCTTACGAAAACAAAGGGGGCGACGCACAACGTTAAGTATGCTGTGCAAGACATCTTCCGCATTCAACGCAAGGGCGAGTTCGAGCGTTTTGACAAGAGTCCTTACGCAAAGTTCTCTGGCAATCGTCGACTGCTCTGGCACGGTTCTCGCGTTACCAACTTTGCTGGTATCTTGGGTCAAGGTCTGCGCATTGCGCCTCCTGAAGCTCCCGCAACTGGATACATGTTCGGCAAAGGTATCTACCTCGCAGATATGTCAAGTAAATCGGCGAACTACTGCTTCCACTTCCAATCCGGCGGCACTGCTTTGCTCTTGCTCTGTGAAGCAGAGCTCGGCGACCCAGTGCATGAGCTTACGAATGCTTCGTACACTGCAGGTGAAGACGCCAAAGCGAAGGGCTTGTGCAGTACCTGGGGTAAGGGTCGGGTCGGACCAAACCAATGGAAAGATGCAGGATGCGTCCACTCCTCATTGGCAGGTACCATGATG CCTGATGTTGCAACCGATCCTGGCGACACTAACGTGCAGGGAGCATACCTCCAGTACAACGAGTACATCGCCTACGATGTCGCCCAAGTGCGTCTACGATACCTTCTTCGCGTTCGCATGTAA
- a CDS encoding low affinity high capacity ammonium permease encodes MYASLVVGLFLSTVVGAHPTAHDNSLVARAIDLNAFRLKPTSKYVNASVAESPSVRLRRREDYVETATELVKSIANGATFRVVGDHYVGANGIAHVNFKQTAHDLDIDNADFNVNVGKDGSIFSYGNSFFTGKIPDSPLTKREFSDPVDALKAATNILQLPVKADQASAETAEGKETFTLKGTSGAVKDPEAKLMYLVKADGSLALTWRVETDIMSNWLLTYVDAASNTEVHGVIDYSADAVYQVYPWGLNDPTEGSRVLISDPWDTKASEFTWQGTGTTTYKVTRGNNAIAQNNPSGGNNYLNNLRPSSPTSNFSYPYTSSMTPPSTYVNASITQLFYTVNTYHDLLYTLGFTEQAGNFEVNNNGQGGAGNDFAILNAQDGSGTNNANFATPPDGQPGRMRMYLWTSSTPQRDCTFEAGVVIHEYTHGLSTRLTGGPANSNCLNALEAGGMGEGWGDFMATAIRLKPADTRAKNYPMGAWVYNDPVGIRSYLYSTSLTTNPLTYTSLNELNEVHAIGEAWANVLYEVMWNLIDKHGKNDAAKPTFDADGVPTDGKYLTMKLVIDAMALQPCNPTFVQARDAILDADTALTGGANKCDIWKAFAKRGLGTGAKYSSAARTGSTALPSGC; translated from the exons ATGTACGCTTCTCTGGTGGTTGGTCTTTTTCTGTCTACCGTTGTTGGTGCTCATCCAACGGCACATGACAACAGCTTAGTTGCACGTGCCATCGACCTCAACGCCTTCCGGTTGAAGCCCACGTCCAAGTACGTGAACGCCTCGGTCGCCGAATCTCCCAGCGTCCGTCTCCGAAGGCGAGAAGACTATGTTGAAACAGCTACCGAGCTGGTGAAGTCCATTGCAAATGGGGCCACCTTCCGAGTTGTTGGGGATCACTATGTTGGTGCGAATGGGATTGCCCATGTCAACTTCAAGCAGACCGCCCACGACCTTGACATTGACAATGCCGACTTCAATGTTAAT GTTGGCAAAGATGGATCTATCTTCTCATACGGAAACTCGTTCTTCACTGGAAAGATTCCTGATAGCCCACTCACCAAACGTGAATTTTCTGACCCAGTAGACGCACTGAAGGCGGCTACAAACATACTCCAGCTTCCTGTCAAGGCAGATCAAGCTTCCGCTGAGACTGCAGAAGGCAAAGAGACTTTCACCCTCAAGGGCACCTCGGGCGCAGTTAAAGACCCCGAGGCCAAGCTTATGTACCTTGTCAAAGCCGATGGATCTTTAGCCCTCACCTGGCGGGTCGAGACCGATATCATGAGCAATTGGCTGCTGACCTACGTTGACGCTGCTTCAAATACCGAGGTTCATGGCGTTATCGACTACTCTGCAGATGCTGTCTACCAGGTCTA TCCTTGGGGACTTAACGACCCAACAGAAGGATCTCGCGTTTTGATCAGCGATCCATGGGACACTAAAGCTTCTGAGTTCACCTGGCAAGGCACTGGGACCACCACGTACAAGGTTACCCGTGGAAATAACGCAATTGCTCAGAACAACCCCAGTGGAGGAAACAACTACCTCAACAACCTTCGCCCATCAAGCCCCACATCCAACTTCAGCTACCCTTACACTTCCTCGATGACCCCACCTTCGACCTACGTCAACGCATCTATTACGCAACTGTTCTACACAGTCAACACCTACCACGACCTGCTGTATACTCTTGGTTTCACTGAGCAAGCTGGAAACTTTGAGGTTAACAACAACGGCCAAGGAGGAGCTGGTAACGATTTTGCGATCTTGAATGCCCAGGATGGCTCTGGTACGAACAACGCCAACTTTGCGACCCCTCCGGATGGCCAGCCCGGCCGCATGAGAATGTATCTCTGGACGAGCTCTACACCACAGCGTGATTGCACCTTTGAGGCTGGTGTCGTCATTCACGAGTATACACACGGGCTTTCCACTCGCCTCACTGGCGGCCCTGCCAACTCTAACTGTCTCAACGCCCTCGAAGCTGGCGGTATGGGAGAGGGCTGGGGAGATTTCATGGCCACCGCGATCCGTTTGAAGCCTGCCGATACCCGCGCCAAGAACTATCCCATGGGCGCGTGGGTTTACAACGACCCTGTTGGAATCCGCTCGTACCTCTACTCCACCTCTTTGACGACGAATCCTCTCACGTACACTTCGTTGAACGAGCTAAATGAAGTGCATGCCATCGGTGAAGCCTGGGCCAACGTGCTCTACGAGGTAATGTGGAACTTGATCGACAAGCACGGCAAGAACGACGCAGCCAAGCCCACCTTCGATGCTGACGGTGTGCCCACCGACGGCAAATACCTGACCATGAAACTTGTCATCGATGCCATGGCTCT GCAACCATGCAACCCTACCTTTGTCCAAGCACGTGACGCCATCCTGGACGCTGATACCGCGCTTACCGGTGGTGCCAACAAGTGTGACATCTGGAAGGCTTTTGCAAAGAGAGGCCTTGGAACAGGCGCCAAGTACAGTTCGGCCGCCCGAACGGGTAGCACGGCGTTGCCCAGTGGTTGTTAG
- a CDS encoding Mannan endo-1,6-alpha-mannosidase, producing the protein MKLSNIVFAAVGALLPASTSAIELNPDDPASIKSATKIVAAGLRDWYTGDRVGDTPGNLPDPYYWWLCGAMFNSFIDYWYYTGDDTYNAITTQALVHQIGQPMAFMPPNQTSTLGNDDQAFWGMAAMSAAENKLPDVKDEMSWLSLAIAVFNTQVPRWNAKTCGGGLNWQIFVFNNGFDYKNTISNGAFFNIAARLAKYTGNSTYAEWATKTWEWERSVGLMSHDYHFYDGTSERQNCTELNHVQWTYNAAIHMSGVAAMWNLSETTNDATQAAFWRGHLSGIINSTDVFFSPEGAPDVMIEVACERNGLCDHDQRSFKAYLARWMGFTMLTAPWTRELIMPRMRASAVAAAKQCSSGKGGCGLRWWKNGVNDGEVGVGEQMSALEVMQNLLIDHVSGPAGEQTGGVSKNDPSAGSDGGDTLVIEHDPVTSGDRAGAGILTALVIIFMFAGGWWLITGD; encoded by the exons ATGAAGCTTTCAAATATTGTTTTCGCTGCGGTTGGTGCGCTGTTGCCCGCCTCGACTTCTGCGATCGAGCTCAACCCCGACGATCCGG CGTCTATCAAAAGTGCAACCAAGATTGTCGCAGCAGGTCTGAGAGACTGGTACACTGGAGATCGAGTCGGCGACACACCTGGAAATTTACCAGACCCTTACTACTGGTGGCTATGCGGAGCCATGTTCAATTCCTTCATCGACTATTGGTACTACACCGGCGACGATACGTACAACGCAATCACAACACAAGCCCTAGTGCATCAAATCGGGCAACCCATGGCATTCATGCCACCCAACCAGACTAGCACTCTGGGAAACGACGATCAAGCCTTCTGGGGAATGGCGGCCATGTCAGCAGCAGAGAACAAGTTGCCCGATGTCAAAGATGAGATGTCCTGGTTATCGCTTGCTATTGCTGTCTTCAACACACAGGTCCCGCGTTGGAACGCCAAAACCTGTGGCGGTGGACTCAATTGGCAGATTTTCGTTTTCAACAACGGATTCGACTACAAAAACACAATTTCAAACGGGGCGTTCTTCAACATAGCAGCGAGATTGGCGAAATACACAGGCAACAGCACATATGCGGAGTGGGCAACAAAGACATGGGAGTGGGAACGTAGCGTCGGCCTCATGAGCCATGACTACCATTTCTATGACGGCACGAGCGAGCGTCAGAACTGCACAGAGCTCAACCACGTCCAATGGACCTACAATGCAGCCATTCATATGTCTGGCGTCGCAGCTATGTGGAACTTGTCAGAGACAACAAATGATGCG ACCCAAGCAGCATTCTGGCGCGGCCATCTCTCCGGTATAATCAACTCAACAGATGTTTTCTTCTCCCCCGAGGGCGCACCCGACGTCATGATCGAAGTAGCTTGCGAGCGCAATGGACTCTGCGATCACGACCAACGCTCCTTCAAAGCCTACCTGGCACGCTGGATGGGCTTCACGATGCTCACAGCTCCGTGGACGCGCGAGCTCATTATGCCGCGCATGCGCGCCTCGGCTGTGGCAGCGGCGAAACAGTGCAGTAGTGGAAAGGGCGGGTGTGGATTGCGCTGGTGGAAAAACGGCGTGAATGATGGCGAAGTCGGTGTTGGAGAACAAATGAGTGCGCTCGAGGTCATGCAGAATCTGCTCATTGATCACGTTTCAGGTCCCGCGGGCGAGCAGACAGGTGGAGTCAGTAAAAATGATCCCTCTGCAGGGAGTGACGGAGGGGACACTCTCGTAATTGAGCATGATCCTGTTACCTCAGGGGACAGAGCGGGTGCTGGTATCTTGACCGCGCTGGTCATTATATTCATGTTCGCTGGCGGGTGGTGGTTAATCACCGGAGATTAG